A single window of Ptychodera flava strain L36383 chromosome 3 unlocalized genomic scaffold, AS_Pfla_20210202 Scaffold_25__1_contigs__length_14229661_pilon, whole genome shotgun sequence DNA harbors:
- the LOC139125521 gene encoding myosin-2 heavy chain, non muscle-like gives MLLNFLSILGLYRFKSSVQTGRFAELYEPWLITDEMREIAAKVNLPLKLQVTYDEKKFRELDAFFIKRDGSISDSLGNVDGHNGCRFVKQPQSSLLVEQQSFNKANADTEETIPLARRLILFKHDRVLQSQRMTALCLLQILNIGNSADIKHITCDVIQVPLDISERIRRILLSKQEILSLLGIRAFLVTDTEDEEMTTGALAAQLEIHGTTVSAITTTHRSLLVRGLLLFDISQPKVGSYCDLCFLDLEETGRQRDRQTLVLKDQLHKEREGKSSMEEQHKKTLKELDRAIKEVKHLKDDLDNTLKERNEVEKQKEKAKQEADVFKARLDQVKEGKSLLDKQNQDRLEELDKAEKIATDKAMEIISLKKEIHDLETKLSESSDLVTKMQAQLSDAENRVIESDTIKDEFEKAQKENAHLKHQLDKAMEVVKQLDDQSDQSVPAVVEKTQIQEELDRERKEKSLPRAAGKETDDLEKKEVKEKSDSGSVFSKLRKFVAGTSGKYNLLLLFTS, from the exons ATGTTACTTAACTTCCTCAGTATTTTAGGTCTTTACAGATTCAAGTCAAGTGTTCAGACTGGGAGATTTGCTGAGTTATACGAACCATGGTTGATAACAGATGAGATGAGAGAGATAGCTGCTAAAGTGAACTTACCCCTGAAACTACAAGTCACATATGACGAGAAGAAGTTTCGTGAACTTGACGCTTTCTTCATTAAGC GGGATGGAAGTATATCTGACTCCTTGGGGAATGTTGATGGTCACAATGGATGCAGATTTGTAAAACAACCACAGTCAAGCCTCCTG GTGGAACAACAATCCTTCAACAAAGCAAACGCTGACACTGAGGAGACGATTCCATTAG ccAGGAGACTGATACTTTTCAAACACGACCGAGTACTGCAGAGTCAGCGAATGACAGCACTGTGCTTGCTACAAATTCTCAATATTGGTAACTCAGCAGACATCAAACATATCACTTGTGATGTCATACAAGTACCATTGGACATATCAGAAAGGATCAGGCGTATTCTCTTATCCAAGCAGGAGATACTGTCATTGTTAGGAATAAGGGCATTCCTGGTTACTGACACGGAAGATGAGGAAATGACTACAGGAG CCCTAGCAGCACAATTAGAAATACATGGCACTACAGTTTCAGCAATAACAACTACACACAGAAGTTTACTTGTTAGAGGCTTATTGCTGTTTGATATCAGTCAACCAAAAGTTGGTAGCTATTGTGATTTGTGCTTTCTAGATTTAGAGGAGACAGGTAGACAGAGGGATAGGCAAACACTGGTTCTGAAAGATCAGCTACACAAAGAGAGAGAAGGAAAAAGTTCGATGGAAGAACAGCATAAGAAAACACTGAAGGAGTTAGACAGAGCTATTAAGGAAGTGAAGCATCTGAAAGATGATTTAGACAACACTTTGAAGGAAAGGAATGAGGTAGAAAAGCAAAAGGAAAAGGCTAAGCAAGAAGCTGATGTTTTTAAAGCTCGGCTAGATCAAGTGAAAGAAGGAAAGTCGCTCTTAGATAAACAGAATCAGGACAGACTTGAAGAGTTAGATAAGGCTGAGAAAATTGCAACAGACAAAGCCATGGAAATTATATCTCTTAAAAAGGAAATACACGATTTGGAAACAAAACTTTCTGAAAGCAGTGATTTAGTGACTAAAATGCAAGCACAACTATCAGATGCAGAAAACAGAGTTATAGAAAGTGACACAATAAAAGATGAATTCGAAAAAGCCCAAAAGGAAAATGCACATCTTAAACATCAGTTAGACAAAGCCATGGAGGTAGTTAAACAACTGGACGATCAGTCAGATCAGTCAGTGCCAGCTGTAGTAGAAAAGACTCAGATACAAGAGGAGCTGGACAGAGAGAGGAAAGAGAAAAGTCTACCACGGGCTGCAGGTAAAGAGACGGATGATTTGGAGAAAAAAGAGGTGAAAG AAAAGAGTGATTCTGGTAGTGTGTTCAGCAAGCTAAGAAAATTTGTGGCTGGAACATCAGGTAAATAtaacttattattattattcacctCCTAA